CCGAGCTGAGTTATACCAAAAAAGGCCTGCAAACCTTTTTCCTGTCCACGCTGTTGGTTGCGACATTGTTGGCCATCTTTTTGGCGTTGGTGATGGCTTTGTATTTTGCCCGCCGTTTTGTGGCGCCGATATTGTCGTTGGCAGAGGGCGCACGGGCGGTGGCTCAAGGCGACTTCAGCCAGACCCGGCCGGTATTCCGCAATGACGAGTTCGGCCGTTTGACCCAGTTGTTCAACCACATGACCGAGCAATTGGCGATTGCCAAAGAGGCAGACGAGCGCAACCGTTTGCGCGAAGAAGCCGCCCGCCATTATTTGGAATGCGTGTTGGAAAGTTTGACCACAGGCGTGATTACTTTGGATGCCAATGGCCGTCTGAAAACCTTTAACAAGGCCACCGAACAGATTTTGGGCGTTTCGCTGGTGTCTTTGTGGGGTAGCAACTGGCATCAATGGCACGGCAAATCGCCGCAGCAAACCCTGTTGGCCGATGTGTTTGCCGCCATTAATGAAACCGCCGACAGCAACAAACCCGTCCAAGTCGAATATGCCGCGCCCGATGATGCCCGAATCTTGTTAGGCAAGGCTACCATCCTGCCGGAAGACAACGATAACGGCGTGGTGATGGTGATTGATGACATTACCGTCTTGATGCGGGCGCAAAAAGAGGCCGCATGGGGCGAAGTGGCGAAACGTTTGGCGCACGAAATCCGTAATCCGCTCACGCCTATCCAGCTTTCCGCCGAGAGATTGGCATGGAAATTGCATGATAAACTTGATGAACAAGACGCCCAAATCCTCAGCCGTTCAACCGATACCATCGTCAAGCAGGTTGCCGCGCTGAAAGAAATGGTCGAAGCATTCCGCAACTATGCGCGTGCGCCGTCGCTGAATTTAGAAAAACAAGATTTAAACGGTTTGGTGTCGGAAGTATTGGTATTATATGAGGCTGGCGCGTGTAAATTTAATGCACGGCTCAGCGCCGACGCCTTGCCGATTGTTGCCGATACGACGGCGATGCGCCAAGTGTTGCATAACCTATTTAAGAATGCTGCAGAAGCGGCAGAGTCGGACGAAGCGCCGCAAGTAAACGTCGAAACAGGGCGCGAAGGCGGACAGGTTTTCCTGACCGTCTGCAACAACGGTAAAAGTTTCAGCAAAGAAATGCTGCACAATGCTTTTGAGCCGTACGTTACCGACAAACCGACAGGAACGGGACTTGGTTTGCCCGTTGTGAAAAAAATTATCGAGGAGCATGGCGGCCGTATCAGCCTGAGCAATCAGAACAGCGGCGGCGCGTGCGTCAAAATAGCTTTACCGGAAATGGCAGAAACTTATGCGAAGCAGTGATATTTTGATTGTAGATGATGAAGTAGGCATCCGCGACCTGCTCTCCGAAATCCTTCAAGATGAAGGCTATACCGTCACTTTGGCCGAAAATGCCGAAGAAGCGCGCCAATTGCGTTATCAAACGCGTCCGGCCATGGTATTGCTGGATATTTGGATGCCCGATTGCGACGGCATCACTTTGTTGAAAGAGTGGGCGAAAAACGGCCAACTCAATATGCCTGTGGTGATGATGAGCGGCCATGCCAGCATTGACACTGCGGTTGAAGCCACCAAAATCGGCGCGCTTGATTTTCTGGAAAAACCGATTGCCCTGCAAAAACTTTTGTCCGCAGTAGAACGCGCCTTAAAACATGGCGAAGTTCAGACGGCCTCCGGCATGACTTTGGACAAACTGGGCAACAGTTCCGTTATTCAAGAAATGAACGGCAGCATTGAAGCGGCCGCCAAACACAACCGCCCGCTGTTGTTGGCCGGTGAGGCAGGCTCGCCGTTTGAGATTGTCGCACGCTATCTGCACAAAAGCGGTACGCCTTGGGTGGCAACCGACCGTGTCGAACACATTGTCGATACGCCGATGGAGCTGTTGCAAAAGGCATCAGGCGGCATTTTGTATGTCGGCGATATTGCCCGTTACAGCAAAAACATCCAAAACGGCATTGCTTTCTTGCTGGAAAAAGCCGACCGCTACAATGTCCGTGTGATTGCTTCATGCGGTTTTAAACGCGGTGAGGGCGCCGATGACGTCGTTGCCGGCCGACTGGCAGAGCTGTTGAAAGAGCGCATCAATGTTCCTTCTTTGCGCAGCCAGCCGGACGACATCGTCTTTTTAATCAACCGCATCATGACCGATTTGGTCGAAAGTCAAAAAATCCAGCCGGTAAAATTCAGCGACAGCGCGTTGGTGGTTTTGCGCCAATACGATTGGCCGGGCAATTACGACCAGCTTGCCGAAACGGTGAAAAACATCATGTTGGAATCTGACGGCAAAGAAGTGAATGAGCAGGCCGTTGCCGTGGCTTTGGGTCAGAAGGAAAATGCGACGGCGACAGAAATCATCGGCGGCTTCAATTTCAATATGCCTTTGCGCGAATTGAGGGAAGAAGTCGAGCGCCGCTACTTTGAGTACCATATCGCCCAAGAAGGCCAAAATATGAGCCGCGTGGCGCAAAAGGTTGGTTTGGAGCGTACACACCTTTACCGCAAACTCAAACAACTCGGTATCAGCGTATCGCGTCGCAGCGCTGACAAATCCGAAGAATAAGCGCAATATCGGTTTAAACACCAAAGAGGCCGTCTGAAAGCCATCAGGTTTTTCAGACGGCATCATCATTTGACGGTTTGCTTAGACAAGCAATACTTTATAAAAATAATGATATGGCTCAGCATTGTTATTTTGCCTTTTAAGCCCGACAAAAGTTTTTTAACAATAAAATATTCAGACGGCCTTTATTTACTTCAGGCCGTCTGAACAACCATTACGAAAAGGGAACAGATTGATGACGGAAAACGAGCGTTTTGCTTGGTTGCAACTGGCATTTACGCCTTATATCGGCGCAGAAAGTTTTTTGGTGCTGTTGCAGCAATTCGGTAATGCACAAGCTGCCTTGAATGCGCCGGCAGATAGAATTGCCGCGTTGGTGCGCCATAAACAGGCAGCCGAGTCGTGGCGCAATGCAGATAAACGGGCTTTGGCGCAGCAGTCTGCCGAAGCCGCTTTACAATGGGAAATGCAGGACGGTTGCCGTTTGTTGCTGCTGCAAGATGATGATTTCCCCGAAATGCTGACACAAGGCATTACCGCGCCGCCGGTCTTGTTTTTACGCGGCAATGCAGAGCTGCTGCACACACCTTCTGCCGCGATTGTCGGCAGCCGCCATGCCACGCCGCAGGCAATGCGGATTGCCAAAGATTTCGGCAGGGCGTTGGGTGAAAAGGGCATTCCCGTCGTATCGGGTATGGCTTCGGGTATCGATACCGCTGCACATCAAGGTGCATTGCAGGCAGATGGCGGTACCATTGCCGTCTGGGGAACCGGTATAGACCGCATTTATCCGCCATCCAATAAAAACCTTGCTTATGAAATTGCCGAAAGAGGATTGATTGTCAGCGAGTTTCCTTTGGATACGCGGCCTTTTGCGGGCAACTTTCCGCGCCGCAACCGTTTGATTGCCGCATTATCGCAGCTGACATTGGTGGTCGAGGCGGCATTGGAATCCGGCTCATTGATTACCGCCAAGCTGGCGGCGGAGATGGGACGCGAAGTGATGGCGGTACCCGGTTCGATAGACAATCCGCACAGCAAAGGCTGCCACAAGCTGATTAAAGACGGGGCAAAACTGGTGGAATGTTTGGACGATATTCTCCATGAGTGTCCGCAGCTATTGCAAAATACGCCTGTTCCATCATATTCTATAAATAAGACGGTCAAACCGAAAAACAATCAAACCGAACGTCTGCAACCAAAAACAAGAGCGGATGAACCGCAAAGGCCGTCTGAAAACCTACCTGCCGCCCCATCAACAAGCGCTTTATTGGAAGCAATGGGTTACGACCCGATACACCCCGATATTTTGGCGCAACAAACCAATACGGCAGCGGCAGACGTGTACGCACAGCTTTTGGAATACGAACTTGACGGTATCGTCGCCGCCTTGCCGGGCGGCCGTTATCAGCGTGTCAAAGCATAAATTATCTATATTTAAGGAACCAGCATGACCGAAGTCATTGCCTATTTAATCGAACACTTCCAAGATTTCGACAATTGTCCGCCTCCGGAGGATTTGGGTCGCCTCTTGGAAGATGCGGGTTTTGATGCTACGGAAATCGGCAATACATTGATGATGATGGAAGTCTTGTTCAATACGTCCGAATTCTATGAACCTGTATTCACAAACAACTATTTGATAAATTTTAATATTTGTGAAATATACCCTAGTTTGACAAAATTTTCAGCAGATAAATTCGTCTGCTCAAAATCTTTTGCCAAACGTTGAGACCAACCCAACCATGCAAACGTTCGTTCTACAATCCAACGTTTGGGCAGAATATGCCAAGAAATATCTTGAATTTTCTTTGAAATCTCAACAGTTAAACCCAATTGCTCCGATACTTCGCGCTCAAATGTATTCCGATAACCTGCGTCTGCACAGAAACCTTTTAAACCCGGATAGGTCTCAAACGCTTTTTTTGCTACAAAAATACCTGCTTTTGTGTCATGGATATTGGCTGCATGAACCACAACAGACAATAGGTTACCCAACGTATCAACAGCTATATGTCGCTTACGGCCTTTGATTTTTTTACCTCCGTCAAAACCTTTATCATGTGCGCCGGAAGCTGTTTTGACACTTTGCGAATCAATAATGGCATAAGTCGGCATCGCTTGTTTTTGATGGATTAAACGTTTTTTTGAACCAATGCCGAAAGAATCCTATCCCATAAGCCTGATTGGTTGGCTCTGCGATAGAAACTCCATACGGTTGGATAAGGTGGAAAATCATTGGGCAGCATACGCCATTGGCAACCTGTTTTGGTAATGTACAAAACGGCATTCACTAATTCACGTTTATCCCATTTGTAGTGGCGTAGCCGGTTAAAATGCGGCTCAATCGCTTGCCATTGGGCATCTGTTAAGTCTGTTGGGTAGGATTTTCCAGTCATAAAGATATTTTATTATTTTTGTGAATACAGGTTCTATGCCGAGCCGTTTAACAGCGACTCCCTGCGCGTATTCTGCCGTGAAGAAGCTGAAAACCTGCCGCAGGAAGTCATGGGCTTGATGCAATATTTGGTTACCGAACACGCAATTACTTATGAGCAACGCGAAATCGTCATTCATGCCCTGATGCACATCCCATCGGACGAAATCACCCTCGATACCGCCAAAGTGTTGGTATTGCTGGTGTTGTGGATGCACAAAAGCGAGTTGCCTGTCCTGATAGGCGACGACTTGATGAGTGCGTTGACCGGACAAAACGTGATGCACTAAACCTTTTTTCAGACGGCCTGAACAAAATGACAAAAGGCCGTCTGAAACATAAATCCAATACATCCAAAAGAGAACAACAATGGCGAAAAACCTATTAATCGTCGAATCCCCGTCCAAAGCCAAAACCCTGAAAAAATATTTGGGCGGCGATTTTGAAATCCTCGCGTCCTACGGACACGTCCGCGACCTCGTCCCCAAAAGCGGCGCGGTCGATCCCGGCAACGGCTTTGCGATGAAATACCAACTCATCAGCCGCAACGCCAAACACGTCGATGCCATCGTCGCCGGCGCCAAAGAAGCCGAAAACATCTACCTCGCAACCGACCCGGATAGGGAAGGCGAAGCCATTTCCTGGCATCTTTTGGAAATCCTCAAATCCAAACGCGGCTTGAAAAACATCAAGCCGCAGCGTGTCGTGTTCCACGAAATCACCAAAAACGCCGTGCTCGATGCGGTTGCCCATCCGCGCGAAATCGAAATGGATTTGGTCGATGCGCAACAAGCCCGTCGCGCTTTGGACTATTTGGTCGGTTTCAACCTCTCGCCATTGTTGTGGAAAAAAATCCGCCGCGGTTTGAGCGCAGGCCGTGTACAAAGCCCTGCTTTGCGCCTGATTTGTGAGCGCGAAAACGAAATCCGCGCGTTTGAAGCGCAGGAATATTGGACGGTACATCTCGACAGCCATAAAGGCCGCAGCAAGTTCACCGCCAAACTCGCCCAATACAACGGCGCGAAACTCGAACAATTCGACCTGCCGGACGAAGCCGCGCAAGCCGATGTATTGAAAGAACTCGAAGGCAAAGAGGCAGTCGTTACCGCCATCGAAAAGAAAAAGCGCAGCCGCAACCCCGCCGCGCCGTTCACCACTTCTACCATGCAGCAGGATGCCGTGCGCAAACTCGGCTTTACCACCGACCGCACCATGCGTACCGCCCAGCAGCTTTATGAAGGTATAGACGTAGGGCAGGGCGCCATTGGTCTGATTACCTATATGCGTACCGACAGCGTGAATTTGGCCGATGAAGCGTTAACCGAAATCCGCCATTACATCGAAAACAAAATCGGCAAAGAATATCTGCCAAGTTCGGCTAAACAGTACAAAACCAAATCCAAAAACGCCCAAGAAGCCCACGAAGCGATCCGCCCGACTTCCGTGTACCGCACGCCCGAAAGCGTCAAACCCTTCCTGAGCGCCGACCAGTTCAAACTCTATCAAATGATTTGGCAGCGTACCGTCGCCTGTCAGATGACGCCTGCCAAATTCGACCAAACCACCGTCGATATTACCGTCGGCAAAGGCGTCTTCCGCGTAACCGGACAAGTGCAGACTTTCGCAGGCTTCTTGAGCGTTTATGAAGAAAGCAGCGATGACGAAGAGAGCGAAGACAGCAAAAAACTGCCTGAAATGAGCGAAGGCGACAAATTACCCGTGGACAAACTTTACGGCGAACAACACTTCACCACTCCGCCGCCGCGCTACAACGAAGCCACACTGGTTAAAGCCCTCGAAGAATACGGTATTGGCCGCCCTTCCACCTACGCCAGTATTATTTCCACACTCAAAGACCGTGAATACGTTACCCTTGAGCAAAAACGCTTTATGCCTACCGACACAGGTGACATCGTCAATAAATTCTTGACCGAACATTTCGCCCAATACGTCGACTACCACTTCACAGCCAAACTTGAAGACCAGCTTGACGAAATTGCCAACGGCAAACGCCAATGGATTCCTGTGATGGACAAATTCTGGAAACCGTTCATCAAGCAAGTGGAAGAAAAAGAGGGCATCGAACGTGCCAAATTTACCACGCAGGAACTCGACGAAACCTGCCCCAAATGCGGCGAACACAAACTGCAAATCAAGTTCGGCAAAATGGGTCGTTTCGTCGCCTGCGCCGGCTATCCTGAGTGCAGTTACACGCGTAACGTCAATGAAACTGCTGAAGAAGCCGCCGAGCGCATCGCCAAAGCCGAAGCCGAACAGGCGGAACTTGACGGGCGCGAATGTCCCAAATGCGGCGGACAGCTGGTGTACAAATACAGCCGCACCGGCAGTAAATTCATCGGCTGTGCCAATTACCCCAAATGCAAACACGTTGAACCGTTGGAAAAACCGAAAGACACCGGCGTCCAATGCCCGCAATGCAAAAAAGGCAACCTCGTCGAGCGCAAATCCCGCTACGGCAAACTGTTTTACAGTTGCAGTACCTATCCCGACTGCAACTACGCCACCTGGAACCCGCCCGTCGCCGAAGAATGCCCGAACTGCCATTGGCCGGTTTTAACTATCAAAACCACCAAACGCTGGGGTGTGGAAAAAGTCTGTCCGCAAAAAGAATGTGGCTGGAAAGAACAAATCGAACCGCCTGCACCGAAAGAGTGAAGCGGTTGGGATTGAGATGAAAGAAAATGCCGTCTGAAAGGGGTTTTAGACGGCATTTTCTTTCGGGAAAATTAGAATTTAAATTGGAAAGTTCCAATATCTGTTTCAACAACAGCTTCTATTGGCGAGCAGGTAGTTTTCCATATGCTTGAGTGCCCAAACCTCAAAAAGACAGGGTCTATGGTGCTTAAAATTCTAGATAGCACGCCGAATCTATGTTCTTTTATTATGATGCAGTTTCCTCTGTTGATAGTCATATTTTGCAGGAGGATGCCATCATATTTTGATTGAATTTCAATATATTTTCCTCCGTTCGTTGTTTCCCAAGTTTTCACGGCAATAGGGACTTTTTTGACGGGTTTGTTTTTGATACTCCGCAAACGTGCATTCTCTTTTTCTATTGCTTTTTCCTTTTCCTGTTGAATTTTTTCTTCTTTATTTTTCTTAATTTCAATCAAATTAGCTTCAAGAGAGCAGGAAATTGCCGTATCTCCTACCCATTTTTTGGGTATAAATTTTTCTAGGGTCGAAGGATACTCTAAGTCCCATTTTATGCTCGAATTAAACGGACATCGTAAATTTCTTTCGGATACATATCGTTGTTTTGTATTTAAACATTGCTGCGATATGTTAAGTCCGCTTTTTAGTGTATAGTATTTTTCAAGTTGTCCACAGGCGGAGATAACGTCTTGGCTTTGCGTAGTATAATGTACGCAACCGGCTAACAAAACAGCAGACACAGAAATAGGCAGTATTGCATTCTTCATATAAAACCTTTTAATACAGAATATAGCAGAGAAGGGGCAAAATGCCCCTTTGAAGTATCGGTTAAATAAGGTTGTGCGGTAAAAAATCAGTCAAACGAATATTTCAAGCCCAAGCCGAAAGTTGCACCGCGTACCTTCCCAATTTTCTCTTCATGGGTTTCTGCAACACCACCATGATGCGAACACGAACCTTTTCCTTGACTTGGACTGTTCCAGCCATCTCGACAGGTCGAGCCACCGCTGAGTTCCCACCCAAATTTATAGCCTGCGTTTGCTGCAACTGTAAGTTTGGAATTGGCTTTGATACCTGCTTCAAGGCCAAAAGGAAAGGTAATATGGGATACGCTGTCAGATACGGCATTTGCTTTAACTGTTGTGTATGCGAAGCCTATTCCTGCTTTTCCGCTTAAATAAGCAGATTTTCCTTCAATAATTGGATATTTGTAACCGCCCTCCAGTTCGGTCATTTTGATTTTGCCGTTGACCATGCTTTCAGTAACTTTACCTGTGCTGTATTGGGTGCGGACATACCATCCTTTAGCAGGAGATGAATCAGAGTTGCCCAAGTATTCCAAGCTGATGCCACGTAAATCCGCCTTGGAATTGACTTCTGGGGCTTTTGCGTTCCAACCGGTGTAGTCTATGCTTAAATTGGCTGAATAAGAAGTTAATGCGGTCAAGCTTAAAATTGCAAGCAAGATAAATTTTTTCATGTTTACCTCATAATAATTTATTGGAATGCTCATCCCTTTCTAGGGATGAGCGTGTAATCTGCAACAACATTGCAAGACGATGTACATGCGTGTATACATATGTAATGTTTTGCAAGTTAATGTTATTCAAAAAGAGAGTTGCCTGCCAGTCAGCTAAAGTTTAAAATCTATCTCAATAATTCAACCACCTATACAGAAAGTTCAGTCCATGGAAACCCACGAAAAAATCCGCCTGATGCGCGAATTGAACAAATGGTCGCAGGAGGATATGGCGGAAAAGCTGGCGATGTCGGCAGGCGGGTATGCCAAAATCGAACGGGGCGAAACGCAGTTGAATATCCCGCGTTTGGAGCAGTTGGCGCAGATTTTCAAAATCGATATGTGGGATTTGCTCAAATCTGGCGGCGGCGGGATGGTGTTGCAGATTAATGAAGGAGATAGTGGTGGCGATATTGCGTTGTATGCGTCGGGTGATGTTTCGATGAAAATAGAATTTTTAAAAATGGAATTGAAACACTGCAAAGAAATGTTGGAACAAAAAGACAAAGAAATCGAGCTGCTCCGCAAGCTGACCGAAACCGTTTAAACAGATTAAACAGATATGCCGTCTGAAAAAAGTTTTCAGACGGCATATTCTTTGACAGGTCTTGTATAATACCGTTTGAACTTTCAGGTTTTTGATTATGGCGGCAGGCAAACATACCAAACACAGCAACCAGGTACGCATTATCGGCGGGCAATGTCGGGGCAGGAAATTGAGTTTCGCATCCGCCGACGGACTGCGCCCAACCCCCGACAGCGTGCGTGAAAAACTGTTTAATTGGCTGGGCCAGGATTTAACCGGCAAAACAGTATTGGATTTATTCAGCGGCAGTGGTGCTTTGGGAATGGAGGCTGTTTCTCGTAATGCGGCAAAAGTGGTAATGGTCGATAACTACCGCCAAACTGTTCAAACGCTTCAGAAAAATATCCGTGAATTAAGTTTGAAACAGGCGGAAATCGTGTGTTCAGACGGCATGGCTTATCTGACAAGGCCGTCTGAAAAATTTGATGTTGTGTTTCTTGATCCGCCGTTTGCATGGGAAGATTGGCAAAATCTGTTTATCCGATTGCAAAGCCACTTGAAAAATGGGGCAATGGTCTATATTGAAGCAGGGAAGCTGCCTGAAAAACCGGATTGGCTGGAAATTTATCGGGAAGGAAAGGCGGGAATGAGTAGGTTTGAATTGTTGCTCTATTCGCAAGTCGCTGAATAGTATAGAATTTGAGAATCATTCCCAAGGTGTAAAACATTCTTTCAAACGGATTG
This genomic interval from Neisseria flavescens contains the following:
- the topA gene encoding type I DNA topoisomerase — protein: MAKNLLIVESPSKAKTLKKYLGGDFEILASYGHVRDLVPKSGAVDPGNGFAMKYQLISRNAKHVDAIVAGAKEAENIYLATDPDREGEAISWHLLEILKSKRGLKNIKPQRVVFHEITKNAVLDAVAHPREIEMDLVDAQQARRALDYLVGFNLSPLLWKKIRRGLSAGRVQSPALRLICERENEIRAFEAQEYWTVHLDSHKGRSKFTAKLAQYNGAKLEQFDLPDEAAQADVLKELEGKEAVVTAIEKKKRSRNPAAPFTTSTMQQDAVRKLGFTTDRTMRTAQQLYEGIDVGQGAIGLITYMRTDSVNLADEALTEIRHYIENKIGKEYLPSSAKQYKTKSKNAQEAHEAIRPTSVYRTPESVKPFLSADQFKLYQMIWQRTVACQMTPAKFDQTTVDITVGKGVFRVTGQVQTFAGFLSVYEESSDDEESEDSKKLPEMSEGDKLPVDKLYGEQHFTTPPPRYNEATLVKALEEYGIGRPSTYASIISTLKDREYVTLEQKRFMPTDTGDIVNKFLTEHFAQYVDYHFTAKLEDQLDEIANGKRQWIPVMDKFWKPFIKQVEEKEGIERAKFTTQELDETCPKCGEHKLQIKFGKMGRFVACAGYPECSYTRNVNETAEEAAERIAKAEAEQAELDGRECPKCGGQLVYKYSRTGSKFIGCANYPKCKHVEPLEKPKDTGVQCPQCKKGNLVERKSRYGKLFYSCSTYPDCNYATWNPPVAEECPNCHWPVLTIKTTKRWGVEKVCPQKECGWKEQIEPPAPKE
- a CDS encoding sigma-54-dependent transcriptional regulator, which translates into the protein MRSSDILIVDDEVGIRDLLSEILQDEGYTVTLAENAEEARQLRYQTRPAMVLLDIWMPDCDGITLLKEWAKNGQLNMPVVMMSGHASIDTAVEATKIGALDFLEKPIALQKLLSAVERALKHGEVQTASGMTLDKLGNSSVIQEMNGSIEAAAKHNRPLLLAGEAGSPFEIVARYLHKSGTPWVATDRVEHIVDTPMELLQKASGGILYVGDIARYSKNIQNGIAFLLEKADRYNVRVIASCGFKRGEGADDVVAGRLAELLKERINVPSLRSQPDDIVFLINRIMTDLVESQKIQPVKFSDSALVVLRQYDWPGNYDQLAETVKNIMLESDGKEVNEQAVAVALGQKENATATEIIGGFNFNMPLRELREEVERRYFEYHIAQEGQNMSRVAQKVGLERTHLYRKLKQLGISVSRRSADKSEE
- a CDS encoding outer membrane beta-barrel protein, with protein sequence MKKFILLAILSLTALTSYSANLSIDYTGWNAKAPEVNSKADLRGISLEYLGNSDSSPAKGWYVRTQYSTGKVTESMVNGKIKMTELEGGYKYPIIEGKSAYLSGKAGIGFAYTTVKANAVSDSVSHITFPFGLEAGIKANSKLTVAANAGYKFGWELSGGSTCRDGWNSPSQGKGSCSHHGGVAETHEEKIGKVRGATFGLGLKYSFD
- a CDS encoding helix-turn-helix domain-containing protein, whose translation is METHEKIRLMRELNKWSQEDMAEKLAMSAGGYAKIERGETQLNIPRLEQLAQIFKIDMWDLLKSGGGGMVLQINEGDSGGDIALYASGDVSMKIEFLKMELKHCKEMLEQKDKEIELLRKLTETV
- a CDS encoding sensor histidine kinase encodes the protein MRRFLLIAAVFAVVLLYGLTVATGSSNVLSDYFWWIVALCGLLLLVLAAVLVRYVVLLVRDNSKSVFGSQIARRLSGMFTLVAVLPGVFLFGISAQFINGTINSWFGNDTHEALERSLNLSKSALNLAVDNAVSNATPVQIDLISAASLDGNLGQTLTQSALTADFAQLALYNATTHKAEKSINPLKLNQPELNKEGWEQLEQTGSVRSLENIGGVLYAQGWMLIGTHKNQDYALFFRQPIPKDVAQDATLIEAARAKYAELSYTKKGLQTFFLSTLLVATLLAIFLALVMALYFARRFVAPILSLAEGARAVAQGDFSQTRPVFRNDEFGRLTQLFNHMTEQLAIAKEADERNRLREEAARHYLECVLESLTTGVITLDANGRLKTFNKATEQILGVSLVSLWGSNWHQWHGKSPQQTLLADVFAAINETADSNKPVQVEYAAPDDARILLGKATILPEDNDNGVVMVIDDITVLMRAQKEAAWGEVAKRLAHEIRNPLTPIQLSAERLAWKLHDKLDEQDAQILSRSTDTIVKQVAALKEMVEAFRNYARAPSLNLEKQDLNGLVSEVLVLYEAGACKFNARLSADALPIVADTTAMRQVLHNLFKNAAEAAESDEAPQVNVETGREGGQVFLTVCNNGKSFSKEMLHNAFEPYVTDKPTGTGLGLPVVKKIIEEHGGRISLSNQNSGGACVKIALPEMAETYAKQ
- the rsmD gene encoding 16S rRNA (guanine(966)-N(2))-methyltransferase RsmD, coding for MAAGKHTKHSNQVRIIGGQCRGRKLSFASADGLRPTPDSVREKLFNWLGQDLTGKTVLDLFSGSGALGMEAVSRNAAKVVMVDNYRQTVQTLQKNIRELSLKQAEIVCSDGMAYLTRPSEKFDVVFLDPPFAWEDWQNLFIRLQSHLKNGAMVYIEAGKLPEKPDWLEIYREGKAGMSRFELLLYSQVAE
- a CDS encoding transposase — translated: MPTYAIIDSQSVKTASGAHDKGFDGGKKIKGRKRHIAVDTLGNLLSVVVHAANIHDTKAGIFVAKKAFETYPGLKGFCADAGYRNTFEREVSEQLGLTVEISKKIQDISWHILPKRWIVERTFAWLGWSQRLAKDFEQTNLSAENFVKLGYISQILKFIK
- a CDS encoding transposase, with product MTGKSYPTDLTDAQWQAIEPHFNRLRHYKWDKRELVNAVLYITKTGCQWRMLPNDFPPYPTVWSFYRRANQSGLWDRILSALVQKNV